In Epinephelus moara isolate mb chromosome 9, YSFRI_EMoa_1.0, whole genome shotgun sequence, a genomic segment contains:
- the LOC126395694 gene encoding UPF0729 protein C18orf32 homolog produces the protein MVCIPCIVIPVLLWVYKRFLEPFIYPFISPIINTFWTKKAVQETGATDQKVNEKSNGTCKLESNGEATANGSTIAADKKTD, from the exons ATGGTGTGCATTCCCTGTATTGTGATTCCTGTCCTGTTGTGGGTCTACAAGAGGTTCCTGGAGCCTTTCATCTATCCCTTCATTTCACCTATTATTAATACATTCTGGACCAAAAAGGCGGTCCAGGAGACGGGTGCTACTGACCAAAAGGTTAATGAAAAGAGTAATGGAACTTGTAAG CTTGAAAGCAATGGTGAAGCTACTGCCAATGGATCCACTATAGCAGCAGATAAGAAGACAGATTGA
- the rad1 gene encoding cell cycle checkpoint protein RAD1, whose protein sequence is MPLSTQSQAEDEQYVLMASLDNARNLSNILKAITFKDHAIFNATPNGLKVTVEDSKCLQANAFIQAEIFQEFTIKEDSVGFQVNLTVLLDCLNIFGGSTVPGVSTALRMCYRGYGYPLTLFLEEGGVVTVCKINTQEPEEPVDFEFCSTNVTNKVILQSESLKEAFSELDMTSEVLQITMSPSQPYFRLSTFGNSGNAHYDYPKDSDMMELFKCNKTQTNRYKMSLLKPSTKALALSCKVSVRTDSRGFLSLQYLVRNDDGQICFVEYYCCPDEEVEEE, encoded by the exons ATGCCTCTGTCAACCCAGTCACAAGCTGAAGATGAACAATACGTTTTAATGGCCAGTTTGGATAATGCTCGCAATCTGTCCAACATATTGAAAGCAATCACATTCAAAGACCATGCCATCTTCAACGCCACACCCAATGGCCTGAAGGTCACTGTGGAGGACTCCAAATGTCTGCAAGCCAATGCCTTCATCcag GCTGAGATCTTCCAAGAGTTCACCATAAAGGAAGATTCAGTGGGTTTTCAGGTCAACCTCACAGTTCTGCTGGACTGCCTCAATATCTTTGGAGGAAGCACAGTGCCAG GAGTATCAACAGCCTTGCGGATGTGCTACAGGGGGTACGGTTATCCTCTGACCCTGTTCCTGGAAGAGGGTGGGGTAGTGACTGTGTGCAAGATCAACACCCAGGAACCAGAAGAGCCAGTTGACTTTGAGTTCTGCAGCACCAATGTCACAAACAAG GTGATCCTGCAGTCAGAGAGTCTGAAGGAGGCCTTCTCTGAATTGGACATGACAAGTGAGGTGCTACAGATCACCATGTCCCCCAGCCAGCCATACTTCAG GTTGTCTACGTTTGGGAACTCTGGGAATGCCCATTATGATTATCCCAAAGACTCCGACATGATGGAGCTGTTCAAATGCAACAAGACACAAACCAACAG GTACAAGATGTCCCTGCTGAAGCCGTCCACCAAAGCCCTGGCTTTGTCCTGTAAAGTCTCTGTGAGGACAGACAGCAGGGgcttcctctctctgcagtACTTGGTCAGGAACGATGACGGACAGATCTGCTTTGTAGAATATTATTGTTGTCCTGACGAGGAGGTGGAAGAGGAGTGA